From Caldicellulosiruptor hydrothermalis 108, a single genomic window includes:
- a CDS encoding SIMPL domain-containing protein, with product MKNKKIGAVSLAILLLLATFLVFFAPKVDASSASYQAKTEITVKGQASVYVEPDIAILTFGVVSEDISADAAYSQTAAKINKTIDAVKKLGIDPKDIKTLRVNVYPKYSYNKDDGTSKIVGFYASTDLTVTVRNLSIVGKVIDTAFKNGVNTFSSLTFDISNSSPYYNQALSKALENAKQKAATIAKGLGLSLGKPKSVTENSYVNNPPIFYYKAEAMASSTSTQIQPGTIEIKAEVTLVY from the coding sequence GTGAAAAACAAAAAGATTGGAGCTGTAAGTTTGGCAATCTTGCTACTTTTGGCAACTTTTTTGGTATTTTTTGCACCAAAGGTGGATGCATCATCTGCATCTTATCAAGCAAAAACAGAGATTACTGTAAAAGGACAGGCATCGGTGTATGTAGAACCTGACATAGCCATTTTGACATTTGGAGTTGTGAGTGAAGATATCAGTGCAGATGCTGCATACTCTCAGACTGCAGCAAAGATTAACAAAACCATTGATGCAGTAAAGAAGCTTGGAATTGACCCAAAGGATATAAAGACACTCAGAGTAAATGTTTATCCAAAATATTCTTACAACAAAGATGACGGCACTTCAAAGATAGTGGGATTTTATGCATCAACTGATTTGACTGTAACTGTAAGAAATCTTTCTATTGTTGGAAAGGTGATTGACACTGCATTCAAAAATGGTGTAAACACATTCAGTAGCCTAACATTTGATATCTCAAACTCATCGCCTTACTACAACCAGGCACTCTCAAAAGCACTTGAAAATGCAAAGCAAAAGGCAGCAACAATTGCAAAAGGGCTTGGCTTAAGCCTTGGCAAGCCAAAATCTGTTACTGAAAATAGCTATGTGAACAATCCTCCTATATTCTACTACAAGGCAGAAGCTATGGCTTCTTCAACATCAACCCAAATTCAGCCTGGAACAATTGAGATAAAGGCCGAGGTAACATTGGTATATTGA
- the trxA gene encoding thioredoxin produces MANNIVTLTSENFEREVLQSDIPVVVDFWAAWCGPCRMVAPVMEELAQEYAGKVKFAKLNVDDYGDIAYAFRIMSIPTIMLFKNGKAVDKIIGARPKSDFVNFINRNL; encoded by the coding sequence ATGGCAAATAATATTGTAACACTGACAAGTGAAAATTTTGAAAGAGAGGTCTTGCAATCAGATATTCCTGTTGTTGTTGATTTCTGGGCAGCGTGGTGCGGACCTTGCAGAATGGTTGCACCTGTTATGGAAGAGCTTGCTCAGGAATATGCAGGGAAAGTAAAATTCGCAAAACTCAATGTTGATGATTATGGTGACATAGCATATGCATTTAGAATCATGAGCATTCCGACAATTATGCTCTTTAAAAATGGCAAAGCAGTTGACAAGATTATCGGTGCAAGACCTAAGAGCGACTTTGTAAACTTTATAAACAGGAATTTGTAA
- a CDS encoding metal-sensitive transcriptional regulator gives MDELSKEKENLLLRLRKIEGQIKGIQKMIENDKSCNDVLTQIAAVKAALNKVGAIILEKYSKSCIAEYKNTENEKSIDELIETLLRFIK, from the coding sequence GTGGATGAACTGAGCAAGGAAAAAGAGAATCTCCTGCTGAGACTCAGAAAGATTGAAGGACAGATTAAGGGTATCCAGAAGATGATTGAGAATGACAAGTCTTGCAACGATGTTTTGACACAGATTGCAGCTGTAAAAGCTGCACTCAACAAGGTAGGAGCAATCATTCTTGAAAAGTATTCAAAGTCATGCATTGCTGAGTACAAAAATACTGAAAATGAAAAAAGCATTGATGAGCTGATTGAAACCTTATTAAGGTTTATCAAATAA
- a CDS encoding glycosyltransferase family 4 protein, with translation MAIKPVFVSTYPPRECGIATFTQDLVNAIEKYNDVRRCYIVALSKDKHIYDNRVIYDINQDKFSNYVKAANLINMSDIDVVIIEHEYGIFGGEDGDYIIPFVKLIKKPIITTFHTVLKNPTAKQFEILKKLADASFKVITMAKTTKDILMEVYDIEEEKIEIVHHGVPYMELEDRETLKEKYGLKGRKVISTFGLISPGKGLEYAIEAMDKVRKEFPEAVYLILGQTHPNIKRIKGEEYREKLMNMVKELKLENNVQFVDKYLTKVEIMEYLRLSDIYLTPYIGREQAVSGTLAYAIGSGKAIVSTPYTYAQEMLSDGRGVLVEFEDAQSIADGILMLLKDESLRKEIERKTLEIGKEMYWHNVAKRMIDIFYDVVEINKKVGVIA, from the coding sequence ATGGCTATAAAGCCAGTGTTTGTAAGCACATATCCTCCGAGAGAATGTGGTATTGCCACTTTTACACAGGATTTGGTAAATGCAATTGAAAAATATAATGATGTAAGACGTTGTTATATAGTTGCTCTGAGCAAAGACAAGCATATTTATGACAATAGAGTAATATATGATATTAACCAAGATAAATTTTCAAATTATGTAAAAGCAGCTAATCTTATTAATATGTCTGACATTGATGTTGTGATAATTGAGCATGAATATGGGATATTTGGTGGGGAGGATGGAGATTATATAATCCCATTTGTGAAGCTTATCAAAAAACCAATCATTACAACATTCCACACAGTTTTGAAAAATCCAACTGCAAAACAATTTGAGATACTGAAAAAGTTGGCAGATGCAAGTTTCAAGGTCATAACAATGGCAAAAACAACAAAGGATATTCTAATGGAAGTGTATGACATAGAAGAAGAAAAGATTGAAATTGTTCATCATGGTGTTCCTTATATGGAACTTGAAGATAGAGAGACTTTAAAAGAAAAGTATGGATTAAAAGGTAGAAAAGTGATATCCACGTTTGGGCTTATTAGCCCTGGCAAGGGTTTAGAGTATGCGATTGAAGCAATGGACAAGGTAAGAAAAGAATTTCCTGAGGCTGTGTATTTAATTTTGGGTCAAACACATCCAAATATCAAAAGAATAAAGGGTGAAGAGTATAGAGAAAAACTTATGAATATGGTAAAAGAATTAAAGTTAGAAAACAACGTCCAGTTTGTTGACAAATATCTAACAAAAGTAGAAATAATGGAGTATTTGCGACTGAGCGACATTTACCTGACTCCTTACATAGGGAGGGAGCAGGCAGTATCAGGTACGCTCGCATATGCTATTGGTTCTGGCAAGGCTATAGTTTCGACGCCTTATACTTACGCTCAGGAGATGCTCTCGGATGGCAGAGGTGTTCTTGTAGAGTTTGAAGATGCACAGTCGATTGCAGATGGTATATTGATGCTTTTGAAAGATGAAAGTCTCAGGAAAGAGATTGAAAGAAAGACATTGGAGATTGGCAAAGAAATGTACTGGCACAATGTTGCAAAGAGAATGATAGATATATTCTATGATGTTGTTGAAATAAACAAGAAGGTAGGGGTGATAGCATGA
- a CDS encoding D-glucuronyl C5-epimerase family protein gives MKRGTKRLALPSLNTKHLFRMTDSTGILQHAKFSVPNYKEGYTTDDNARALIVALRLYEKTGDKSYLDLVYRYMAFLYNAYTEDGFFRNFMNYSRVFLDEKGTEDCFARSLIALSYVYSSEILDSSIKELAYVMLKRSLRNVLHLTHPISIAYSVIALSILHDIKEFSSEAKMYLEALSEKLLNFYHKHSDENWKWFSDKLTYANAIIPYALFRAFAVTEKEKYLKVAKEALDFLSGILFENGFLRVIGNRGWYEKGKERPYFDEQPIDACDCVIAYTEAYKITEEKEYKEKALKAFRWFLGENIHRKPLYDEKTGGCRDGIEEDGINQNQGAESTICYLLARLFIEELVKSEEKNKEVV, from the coding sequence ATGAAAAGAGGAACAAAAAGGCTTGCCCTTCCTTCTTTGAACACAAAGCATCTTTTTAGAATGACAGACTCAACAGGAATTTTGCAGCACGCTAAATTCTCAGTCCCAAACTACAAAGAAGGATATACCACAGATGACAATGCAAGAGCGCTGATCGTTGCCTTGAGGCTTTATGAAAAGACAGGAGACAAATCTTACCTTGACCTTGTTTACAGATACATGGCGTTTTTATACAATGCTTACACTGAGGATGGCTTTTTCAGAAACTTTATGAATTATTCAAGGGTGTTTCTGGACGAGAAAGGCACAGAAGACTGTTTTGCAAGGTCTTTGATTGCTCTTTCGTATGTTTACAGCTCTGAGATACTTGATAGCTCTATTAAAGAGCTTGCGTATGTGATGTTAAAACGCTCGCTCAGAAATGTTTTGCACCTCACCCACCCAATTAGCATCGCATATTCAGTGATTGCACTTTCAATACTGCACGACATAAAAGAGTTTTCAAGTGAAGCAAAAATGTACTTAGAAGCTCTTTCTGAAAAACTTTTAAACTTTTACCACAAACACTCAGATGAAAACTGGAAATGGTTTTCAGACAAGCTCACATATGCCAATGCGATAATTCCCTATGCTTTGTTTAGAGCTTTTGCTGTTACAGAAAAAGAAAAGTATTTAAAGGTTGCAAAAGAAGCTCTTGATTTCTTGTCTGGTATTTTATTTGAAAATGGCTTTTTGAGAGTTATAGGGAACAGAGGATGGTATGAAAAAGGGAAAGAACGTCCTTATTTTGATGAACAACCAATTGATGCATGTGACTGTGTGATTGCCTATACTGAGGCTTATAAAATCACTGAAGAAAAAGAATACAAAGAAAAAGCTCTCAAAGCTTTCAGGTGGTTTTTGGGTGAAAATATTCACAGAAAACCTCTGTATGATGAAAAAACAGGAGGATGTAGAGACGGTATAGAAGAGGATGGCATTAACCAGAACCAGGGTGCAGAGTCTACCATTTGCTACCTCTTAGCAAGGCTTTTCATTGAAGAGCTTGTTAAAAGTGAAGAAAAGAACAAAGAGGTTGTGTAA
- a CDS encoding class I SAM-dependent methyltransferase, with translation MISKRIEEIINLLDRCNTLADIGCDHGYVAVEAIKRKIANRVFAVDINLQPLLKAKELSKKENVDDKIEFLLGNGFDPIEGSVDEAVIAGMGAENICSILSRAKDRISNTTLILQPMKDIELLRKWLFENGFDILNEKVVKDKNRFYVIIKSSYLPEKISFSDKDIYIGRHILDRTEEAYEFLLKMKEKMKKIIGMKKKSFLDTSYEEKVLIMIEEELKKW, from the coding sequence GTGATTTCAAAGCGAATTGAGGAAATCATAAATCTATTGGATAGGTGCAATACTCTTGCTGATATAGGATGTGACCACGGATATGTTGCGGTAGAAGCTATCAAAAGAAAAATTGCAAATAGAGTCTTTGCAGTTGACATCAATCTTCAACCTCTTTTAAAAGCAAAAGAGCTTTCTAAAAAAGAAAATGTGGATGATAAAATAGAGTTTTTACTTGGCAACGGATTTGACCCAATTGAGGGCAGTGTTGATGAAGCTGTTATTGCAGGGATGGGAGCAGAAAACATATGTAGTATTTTATCCAGGGCAAAGGACAGAATATCTAATACCACCTTGATATTGCAGCCAATGAAAGACATTGAGCTTTTAAGAAAATGGCTTTTTGAAAATGGGTTTGATATATTAAATGAAAAAGTTGTAAAAGACAAAAACAGGTTTTATGTTATTATAAAATCCAGCTACTTGCCGGAAAAAATATCTTTTTCAGATAAAGATATTTACATTGGAAGACACATTCTTGACAGAACAGAAGAAGCTTACGAATTTCTTTTGAAAATGAAAGAAAAGATGAAGAAAATCATAGGGATGAAAAAGAAGAGCTTTTTAGATACCTCATATGAAGAAAAGGTTTTAATTATGATTGAGGAGGAATTGAAAAAGTGGTAA
- a CDS encoding Nif3-like dinuclear metal center hexameric protein, whose protein sequence is MVSVQEIISFIETYFPKKLSYEWDNCGLQVGSYSDKLDSVLICVDITEEVIKEALELGAKLIISHHPLIFQGIKSIKDDTPEGRIIIDAIKNGINIYSAHTSADVSKYGINHWLANLIGLKNVEGLSVKQKNGYFKVVVYVPVDYVQNVLEAMANEGAGFVGKYSHCFFATEGEGSFKPQEGANPFLGQVGRLEKVKEVRLESIVPEDKLKNVIRAMLKAHPYEEVAYDIYRLENEISYESLGVVGEREVLARELILELKQKLGLDFVKASIQKDAFKKLAIVSGSGKDLIKDAYFKGADCLITGEVGHHGILLAKSLSMSIIELGHYESEKVFVDIVYSLFEDFKKKDDLKIYKSKINTNFTNIY, encoded by the coding sequence GTGGTAAGTGTTCAGGAGATAATTTCGTTTATAGAGACCTATTTTCCCAAAAAGCTCTCATATGAATGGGACAACTGTGGTCTTCAGGTTGGAAGTTATTCAGACAAATTAGATTCGGTTTTAATCTGTGTTGATATAACAGAAGAGGTTATAAAAGAAGCATTAGAGCTTGGAGCAAAGCTTATAATTTCCCATCATCCCCTTATTTTTCAGGGAATCAAAAGCATAAAAGATGACACACCAGAAGGAAGGATTATCATAGATGCTATCAAAAACGGCATAAATATATACTCTGCTCACACCAGTGCAGATGTCTCGAAATACGGTATAAACCACTGGCTTGCCAATCTCATAGGTCTTAAAAACGTTGAAGGTTTGAGCGTCAAACAAAAAAATGGGTATTTTAAAGTTGTGGTGTATGTGCCGGTAGACTATGTTCAAAATGTGTTAGAGGCAATGGCAAATGAAGGTGCGGGCTTTGTTGGAAAATACAGCCACTGCTTTTTTGCCACAGAAGGTGAAGGAAGTTTTAAACCTCAAGAAGGTGCAAACCCTTTTTTGGGACAGGTCGGTAGGTTAGAAAAGGTTAAAGAGGTGAGACTTGAGAGCATAGTACCTGAAGATAAGCTTAAAAATGTGATAAGAGCGATGTTAAAAGCTCATCCTTATGAAGAGGTTGCATATGACATATACCGGCTTGAAAATGAAATATCATATGAAAGTTTAGGAGTTGTTGGTGAAAGAGAGGTTTTGGCAAGAGAACTTATTTTAGAGCTAAAACAAAAACTTGGACTTGACTTTGTAAAAGCAAGCATTCAAAAAGATGCTTTTAAGAAGCTAGCCATTGTCAGTGGTTCTGGTAAGGACCTTATAAAGGATGCATATTTCAAAGGTGCAGACTGTCTTATCACAGGGGAAGTTGGTCACCACGGGATTTTGTTGGCAAAGTCGCTATCCATGAGCATAATAGAGCTTGGTCATTATGAGAGCGAGAAGGTGTTTGTGGATATCGTTTACAGCCTTTTTGAAGACTTTAAGAAAAAAGATGATCTGAAAATATATAAATCCAAAATCAATACCAACTTTACAAACATTTACTAA
- the ligA gene encoding NAD-dependent DNA ligase LigA, whose amino-acid sequence MSEFIKKRIRELVDLINYHDYKYYVEDNPEISDYEYDMLYRELVELEKQYPEYVFPDSPTQRVGGKVKEGFKEVVHRVPLLSLSNVFNEGELYDFDRRLKELLGTSNFDYVVEYKIDGLSVALEYENGLFVRGATRGDGNIGEDVTENLKTIRSIPLKLKEDISIVVRGEVFMPKDEFIKLNQEREENEEPLFANPRNAAAGSLRQLDPKITAQRKLDIFVFNVQWCEKELETHAQALEFLKHLGFKVSPDYVVCRDIKEAFEAIKKIEEKRDLLPFEIDGAVVKLNQLRLRDVAGETAKSPRWAVAYKFPPEKKETKLLDIEVNVGRTGILTPTAILEPVRISGSVVSRATLHNMDYIRQKDIRIGDTVIVQKAAEIIPEVVEVVFSKRTGQERIFEMPKKCPVCGADVIKFEDEVAYRCTGVECPAKSYRLILHFVSRDAMDIAGMGEMVVKTLFERGLIKTPADIYYLKFEDLVNLERFGVKSTNNLLKAIQASKNRPLDRLIYALGIRHIGQKAAKTLAEHISSIDDLFTITEEQLLSLPDFGEKMAKSVVTFFRQDQTRHLIERLKAAGVNTVSEKKAKSDILKGYTFVLTGTLSKYSRNEAKEILESLGAKVTESVSKKTTAVVVGQDPGSKFTKAQQLGIKILNEEDFEKLVKTSSREEVEKILME is encoded by the coding sequence ATGAGTGAGTTTATAAAAAAGAGAATAAGAGAGCTTGTTGATCTTATCAATTATCATGATTATAAATACTATGTTGAAGATAATCCAGAGATCAGCGACTATGAATATGATATGTTATATCGTGAGCTTGTTGAGCTTGAAAAGCAATACCCTGAATATGTATTTCCAGATTCTCCTACTCAAAGGGTTGGTGGAAAGGTAAAAGAGGGCTTTAAAGAGGTTGTACATCGTGTGCCACTTCTTTCACTTTCAAACGTATTCAATGAAGGGGAACTTTACGATTTTGACAGAAGACTAAAGGAACTTCTTGGTACATCTAATTTTGACTATGTCGTTGAGTACAAGATTGACGGGCTTTCTGTTGCGCTTGAGTATGAAAATGGTCTTTTTGTCCGAGGTGCAACCCGTGGGGATGGGAATATAGGCGAGGATGTGACAGAAAACTTAAAGACTATAAGGTCTATTCCGCTAAAGTTAAAAGAAGACATCTCCATTGTTGTTCGTGGAGAGGTGTTCATGCCAAAGGATGAGTTTATAAAGCTCAACCAGGAAAGGGAAGAGAATGAAGAGCCTCTTTTTGCAAATCCACGAAATGCAGCGGCGGGGTCGCTTCGTCAGCTTGACCCAAAAATAACAGCCCAAAGAAAGCTTGATATATTTGTGTTCAATGTCCAGTGGTGCGAAAAAGAGCTTGAAACACATGCACAAGCGCTTGAGTTTTTAAAGCATCTGGGTTTTAAAGTTTCACCTGACTATGTTGTTTGCAGGGATATTAAAGAAGCATTTGAAGCTATAAAGAAGATTGAAGAAAAAAGGGACTTACTTCCTTTTGAGATAGACGGTGCTGTTGTGAAGCTGAACCAACTAAGACTTCGAGATGTTGCGGGGGAGACTGCAAAGTCGCCAAGATGGGCTGTTGCTTATAAATTCCCGCCAGAGAAAAAGGAGACAAAGCTTTTGGATATTGAGGTCAATGTGGGACGAACAGGTATTCTTACACCAACAGCAATTTTGGAGCCTGTTAGAATTTCAGGTTCTGTTGTTTCAAGGGCAACTCTTCATAACATGGATTATATAAGGCAAAAAGATATAAGAATTGGCGACACTGTGATAGTGCAAAAAGCTGCAGAGATTATTCCTGAGGTTGTTGAGGTTGTGTTTTCAAAGCGAACAGGTCAAGAGAGAATTTTTGAGATGCCAAAGAAATGTCCTGTTTGCGGAGCAGATGTTATAAAATTTGAAGATGAGGTTGCATACAGGTGCACAGGTGTTGAATGCCCTGCTAAAAGCTACAGGTTAATTTTGCACTTTGTTTCGCGCGATGCGATGGACATTGCTGGCATGGGCGAAATGGTTGTAAAAACCTTGTTTGAAAGAGGTCTTATAAAGACTCCTGCTGATATTTATTATTTGAAGTTTGAAGACTTGGTAAATTTAGAGCGTTTTGGAGTAAAGTCAACAAATAATTTGCTAAAAGCAATACAAGCATCTAAAAACAGACCATTAGACAGACTCATATACGCGCTTGGAATAAGGCACATTGGGCAAAAAGCTGCAAAAACTCTTGCTGAGCATATATCGTCTATAGATGACCTTTTTACTATAACAGAAGAGCAGCTTTTAAGTCTTCCTGACTTTGGTGAAAAGATGGCAAAAAGCGTTGTGACATTTTTCAGGCAGGATCAGACAAGACACCTAATAGAAAGGTTGAAAGCTGCTGGTGTCAATACAGTTTCTGAAAAGAAAGCAAAATCGGATATTTTAAAAGGCTACACATTTGTTTTGACAGGGACTTTGTCAAAGTATAGCAGAAATGAGGCAAAAGAGATTTTAGAAAGTCTTGGGGCAAAAGTGACAGAAAGTGTTTCTAAAAAGACAACAGCTGTGGTTGTAGGTCAGGACCCTGGTAGCAAATTTACAAAGGCTCAGCAGCTTGGTATTAAGATTTTGAACGAAGAGGATTTTGAAAAGTTAGTAAAAACTTCATCCCGCGAGGAAGTAGAAAAGATTTTAATGGAGTGA
- a CDS encoding ABC1 kinase family protein, giving the protein MPNTKRKRINRLRFIINVFVKHGFGYIFSSTPLVKFKRFSENKVNRGQRLKNALEELGTTFIKMGQLLANRPDLVPEDIIAELKNLQENVKSFSFDEAKSILVRNGIFDKFEYIEKEPIATASIGQVHIGYIDGKKVAVKIRRPNVDNEVKTDIEILKRISAILDKYSPVKNIVSFSDIVNEVANVLLKEIDFRFEQNNIKKLRKALSTKEVIIPDVYDELCSEEVLVTSFVEASTLGTIEVEKIPLIERIKLGKKLVNLYLSQIFELGVFHADPHPGNILITDNHEIAFVDFGMVGYLSKQDRENLSNLLLGIVLNDKKRAIKAFKELGIIQKGIDANKFYNDIESIVNHYINQPISSIKVADVFNDVFKLTFKYKLKIPHQFVLFGRTLSLLENDIALLKVDLNILEAILPYVNRLVFKNRLSRLSIANLFNILSSYFSLLEFLPKKTETILEKLEEDELTVNIEIKNIDKILHQMERLANKVSLSVILLSVSIIIAGMTVGGLLSPALYKTILSAWYLWALRLGILILIVLIIIMLVMIIRKEK; this is encoded by the coding sequence TTGCCAAACACAAAAAGAAAAAGGATAAACAGGCTCAGGTTTATAATAAATGTCTTTGTAAAGCATGGCTTTGGCTATATCTTTAGCAGCACCCCACTTGTAAAATTTAAAAGGTTTTCTGAGAACAAAGTAAATAGAGGACAGAGGCTTAAAAATGCTTTAGAAGAGCTTGGGACAACATTTATCAAGATGGGTCAGCTTCTTGCTAACAGACCTGACCTTGTGCCAGAAGACATTATAGCAGAGCTTAAAAATCTTCAGGAAAACGTAAAATCATTTTCCTTTGATGAGGCAAAAAGTATTTTGGTCCGAAATGGCATCTTTGATAAGTTTGAGTATATAGAAAAAGAGCCAATTGCAACAGCTTCAATTGGTCAGGTCCACATAGGTTATATAGATGGCAAAAAGGTTGCTGTGAAAATAAGAAGACCTAATGTTGATAATGAGGTTAAAACTGATATAGAGATATTAAAAAGAATAAGTGCAATTTTGGACAAGTACTCACCAGTAAAAAATATTGTCAGTTTTTCGGATATAGTAAACGAAGTTGCAAACGTGCTTTTAAAAGAGATAGATTTCAGGTTTGAACAAAACAACATAAAAAAGCTCAGGAAAGCTCTTTCAACCAAGGAAGTTATTATTCCTGATGTGTATGATGAGCTTTGCTCTGAAGAGGTTCTTGTTACAAGTTTTGTTGAGGCAAGCACTTTAGGCACTATAGAGGTTGAAAAAATTCCGTTGATAGAGAGAATAAAGCTTGGCAAAAAACTTGTAAATCTGTATCTTTCGCAGATATTTGAGCTGGGAGTATTTCATGCAGACCCTCATCCAGGTAATATTTTAATTACAGATAATCACGAGATTGCCTTTGTAGACTTTGGAATGGTAGGCTACCTTAGCAAACAAGATAGAGAAAATCTTTCTAACTTGCTTTTGGGAATAGTTCTGAATGATAAGAAAAGGGCAATAAAGGCTTTCAAAGAGCTTGGAATAATTCAAAAAGGCATTGATGCCAATAAATTTTACAATGATATTGAAAGTATTGTTAATCACTATATAAACCAGCCCATCAGTTCTATTAAGGTAGCAGATGTGTTCAATGATGTCTTTAAGCTTACGTTTAAGTACAAGCTAAAAATTCCGCACCAGTTTGTTTTGTTTGGCAGGACGCTCAGCCTTCTTGAGAATGACATTGCTCTTTTGAAAGTTGATTTAAATATTTTAGAGGCAATTTTGCCGTATGTAAATAGGCTTGTGTTCAAAAATAGGCTTTCTAGACTTAGCATTGCTAATTTGTTTAACATCTTGTCATCTTACTTTAGTTTACTTGAGTTTTTGCCCAAAAAGACAGAGACAATATTAGAAAAGCTCGAAGAGGACGAACTTACAGTTAATATCGAGATTAAAAACATAGACAAGATTTTGCACCAAATGGAAAGACTTGCAAACAAGGTTTCGCTTTCGGTTATTCTTCTTTCAGTTAGTATAATAATTGCAGGTATGACGGTTGGAGGTTTGCTTTCTCCAGCCTTGTATAAAACAATTTTATCAGCATGGTATTTATGGGCTTTAAGATTGGGTATATTAATATTGATTGTTCTTATTATCATCATGCTTGTTATGATTATCAGAAAAGAAAAATAA
- a CDS encoding phasin family protein, whose protein sequence is MKDLLEKVINIGLGVFAISKEKVEKFLNELAEKGEISKNEVQEMVNKIMEKGEEQRKELNDYIAKQVENILNKMNLATKSEVISEERIREIIREELSKIHNQ, encoded by the coding sequence GTGAAGGATTTATTAGAAAAGGTTATCAACATCGGGCTTGGAGTTTTTGCCATCTCAAAAGAGAAAGTAGAAAAATTTTTGAATGAGCTTGCTGAAAAAGGTGAGATTAGCAAAAATGAAGTGCAAGAAATGGTAAATAAGATTATGGAGAAGGGCGAAGAGCAAAGAAAGGAGCTCAACGACTATATTGCAAAGCAGGTTGAGAACATTTTAAACAAAATGAACCTTGCGACAAAGTCAGAAGTTATTTCAGAGGAGAGAATAAGAGAAATAATAAGAGAAGAGCTCTCTAAAATTCACAATCAGTAA
- the cysK gene encoding cysteine synthase A → MIYNNITELIGKTPLVRLNKLSKEYDAEIIAKIEYFNPGGSVKDRIGLAMIEDAEKRGLINKDTVIIEPTSGNTGIALAMVCAVKGYKLILTMPETMTIERRKLLRAYGAEIVLTPGEKGMKGAIEKAFEIYNSTPNAFMPQQFENLSNPEIHRKTTALEIWNDTNGNVDIFVAGVGTGGTITGVGEVLKEKKPSVKIVAVEPFDSAVLSGEKPRPHKIQGIGAGFVPKVLNTKIYDQIIKVKAEDAYEMSRYLAREEGILVGISSGAALYGALEFAKKQENKKKMIVVLLPDTGERYLSTDLFDVGI, encoded by the coding sequence ATGATTTATAATAATATCACAGAACTTATTGGTAAAACACCACTTGTAAGATTAAATAAACTTTCAAAAGAGTATGATGCAGAAATAATTGCAAAAATAGAATATTTTAATCCCGGTGGAAGTGTAAAGGATAGAATTGGTCTTGCTATGATTGAGGATGCTGAAAAAAGAGGTTTGATAAATAAAGATACAGTTATAATTGAGCCAACAAGCGGCAATACAGGTATTGCTCTTGCCATGGTTTGCGCTGTGAAAGGCTATAAGTTAATTCTGACAATGCCAGAAACAATGACTATAGAGCGAAGAAAATTGTTGCGTGCATATGGAGCAGAGATTGTTCTGACACCTGGTGAAAAGGGTATGAAAGGCGCAATTGAAAAGGCTTTTGAGATTTATAATTCAACTCCTAATGCATTTATGCCACAGCAGTTTGAAAATCTTTCAAACCCTGAAATTCACAGAAAAACAACAGCACTTGAGATTTGGAACGATACAAATGGTAATGTTGACATATTTGTTGCTGGGGTTGGCACAGGTGGAACAATTACAGGCGTTGGTGAGGTTTTGAAAGAAAAAAAACCATCTGTTAAGATTGTGGCAGTTGAACCTTTTGACTCTGCGGTTTTGTCAGGGGAAAAGCCTCGTCCTCACAAAATACAGGGAATTGGTGCAGGGTTTGTGCCAAAGGTATTGAATACAAAAATATATGACCAAATAATCAAGGTAAAAGCTGAAGATGCATATGAGATGTCAAGATATTTAGCAAGAGAAGAAGGTATCTTGGTTGGGATATCATCTGGTGCAGCACTTTATGGTGCTTTAGAGTTTGCCAAAAAACAGGAGAACAAAAAAAAGATGATTGTTGTTCTTCTTCCAGACACAGGAGAAAGATATTTGTCTACTGATTTGTTTGATGTTGGGATATGA